One window from the genome of Moritella sp. F3 encodes:
- the aspA gene encoding aspartate ammonia-lyase, whose product MTVLATDFSQETRLETDLLGVKKIPAQAYYGIHTLRAMENFCISNEKIGDCPEFVRGMVKTKKAAALANGILGTIPEDISDAIVKACDTLLATDHFYNQFPIDAFQGGAGTSVNMNTNEVIANIALEQMGHSKGAYAHINPNDHVNKSQSTNDAYPTGFRVALFERSNAVLTALTSLSETFLVKSEEFNDVLKMGRTQLQDAVPMTLGQEFRAFGITLKEEIKSIKRCQELLLEINLGATAIGTGLNSPVGYSELAIEKLAEITGHAFVPAEDLVEATSDCGAYVMLSSGLKRLAVKLSKICNDLRLLSSGPRTGLNEINLPEMQAGSSIMPAKVNPVIPEVVNQVAFKVCGNDLTITMAAEAGQLQLNVMEPVIGQCLFESLSLLENACFTLEDKCVKGITANRKVCLDFVLNSIGIITYLNPFIGHHEGDTIGRICAETGKSVREVVLARGLLSEAELDEIFSIENLMNPKYTAQRFSKAV is encoded by the coding sequence ATGACTGTATTAGCAACCGATTTTTCTCAAGAAACCCGCCTAGAAACTGACTTACTAGGTGTTAAAAAAATACCTGCGCAAGCGTACTACGGTATTCATACATTACGCGCAATGGAAAACTTCTGCATCAGTAATGAGAAGATTGGTGACTGTCCCGAATTTGTACGCGGTATGGTAAAAACGAAAAAAGCAGCAGCATTAGCCAATGGTATTTTAGGAACTATTCCTGAAGACATCAGTGACGCGATCGTAAAAGCCTGTGACACGCTACTGGCAACGGACCATTTCTATAATCAATTCCCGATTGATGCGTTTCAAGGTGGTGCCGGTACATCAGTAAACATGAATACCAATGAAGTGATTGCTAATATCGCTTTAGAGCAAATGGGACACAGCAAAGGCGCTTATGCCCACATCAATCCCAACGATCATGTAAATAAAAGTCAAAGTACTAACGATGCCTACCCAACAGGCTTCCGTGTTGCCTTATTCGAACGTTCAAACGCTGTATTAACGGCGTTAACTTCATTAAGCGAAACCTTCTTAGTGAAATCCGAAGAGTTCAACGACGTATTAAAAATGGGTCGTACGCAATTACAAGACGCAGTACCGATGACATTAGGTCAAGAATTCCGTGCGTTTGGTATTACCTTAAAAGAAGAAATCAAAAGCATCAAACGTTGCCAAGAATTACTGCTTGAAATCAACTTAGGTGCAACAGCAATCGGGACTGGTTTAAACTCGCCAGTGGGCTATTCTGAACTAGCAATTGAAAAACTAGCTGAAATTACCGGCCATGCATTTGTACCTGCAGAAGATTTAGTTGAAGCAACTTCTGACTGCGGCGCTTATGTGATGTTGTCGAGCGGATTAAAACGTTTAGCGGTAAAACTATCGAAGATTTGTAACGATTTACGCCTACTTTCTTCAGGCCCCCGTACTGGCTTAAACGAAATCAATTTACCAGAAATGCAAGCAGGCTCATCAATCATGCCAGCTAAAGTAAACCCAGTTATTCCTGAAGTGGTTAATCAAGTGGCATTTAAAGTATGTGGTAACGACTTAACGATCACCATGGCTGCTGAAGCCGGTCAATTACAGTTAAACGTCATGGAACCTGTGATTGGACAATGCCTATTTGAATCATTGTCGTTATTAGAAAATGCCTGCTTCACACTAGAGGATAAATGTGTGAAAGGTATTACGGCTAATCGCAAGGTATGCCTAGACTTCGTGTTAAATTCAATTGGTATCATCACTTACTTAAACCCTTTCATTGGTCATCATGAAGGCGATACAATCGGTCGTATCTGTGCTGAAACAGGTAAGAGCGTACGTGAAGTTGTTCTAGCGAGAGGCTTATTGTCTGAAGCTGAATTAGATGAAATATTCTCGATTGAAAACTTAATGAATCCAAAATATACAGCGCAACGTTTCTCTAAAGCAGTTTAA
- a CDS encoding MATE family efflux transporter, with the protein MKDKHGLLSAPVSQVMTKMAVPMGYGLLAVLGFSLVDTYFVSLLGTQALAAISFTFPVTFFVSALAMGLGTGLSACLARLLGQGQHQDAARLTSDGLLLALTTVLIVAVLGISTIQPLFRLLGASDTLMVYIQDYMFYWYVAIPFLVIPMVGNAAIRATGDTKTPSRVMITAGFMNGLLDPLLIFGLGPFPELGVKGAAIASGLSWLITFAVAIYLLRYREQLLLLTKPNLANMLKNWRKIAAIGMPASITNMLSPVNNAFVMWQLAAFSTTAVAAYGAGTRLEAILLIGMIAVSSMLAPFIAQNSSANKPQRCLTAIRLAIRYSLISQLSIYLLIALTAPYIATLFSDDSAVITHLSLYLYIIPASFAMQGIMMAIASSLNGFNRPISALSLSVLRSLLIISLSSIGGFYYGEKGIFVGIASANVLVGLVALYYAQKLQLELRDELSKQRDNELREQLNKSLDSA; encoded by the coding sequence TTGAAAGATAAACACGGTCTGCTCTCAGCGCCCGTTTCTCAGGTAATGACAAAAATGGCTGTGCCTATGGGTTACGGTTTATTAGCCGTGCTTGGTTTTAGCTTAGTGGATACTTACTTTGTCAGCTTGCTGGGTACGCAGGCGTTAGCCGCGATCAGCTTTACTTTCCCAGTCACTTTTTTTGTCTCTGCGTTAGCAATGGGATTAGGTACTGGTTTATCTGCCTGCTTAGCGCGTTTATTAGGTCAAGGCCAGCACCAAGATGCTGCGCGCTTAACGTCTGACGGATTATTGTTAGCACTTACTACAGTGCTTATCGTTGCAGTATTAGGCATTAGTACTATTCAGCCACTATTCAGGTTACTGGGTGCGAGTGATACCTTGATGGTCTATATCCAAGACTATATGTTCTACTGGTATGTCGCGATCCCCTTTCTTGTCATTCCGATGGTGGGTAATGCCGCTATTCGTGCGACGGGTGATACCAAAACCCCCAGTCGCGTGATGATCACAGCTGGCTTTATGAATGGCCTACTCGACCCATTATTAATTTTTGGACTCGGTCCATTTCCTGAGCTAGGCGTGAAAGGCGCAGCGATTGCGTCAGGTCTGTCGTGGTTAATTACCTTTGCGGTGGCAATATACCTATTACGTTATCGTGAGCAGTTGCTGCTATTAACGAAACCGAACCTTGCTAACATGCTTAAGAATTGGCGTAAAATTGCCGCGATTGGTATGCCAGCCTCGATAACGAATATGCTTAGCCCTGTTAACAATGCCTTTGTCATGTGGCAATTGGCAGCGTTTAGCACAACAGCAGTCGCCGCTTACGGTGCAGGTACGCGTTTAGAGGCTATTTTATTAATTGGTATGATTGCGGTGAGTTCAATGCTAGCACCTTTCATCGCCCAAAATTCATCAGCCAATAAGCCACAACGTTGTTTAACAGCAATCAGATTAGCGATCCGTTATTCGTTAATCTCACAACTGAGCATTTATCTACTGATTGCGCTAACAGCACCGTATATTGCCACTTTATTTAGTGATGACAGCGCAGTGATCACTCACTTATCTTTATACCTCTATATCATTCCAGCATCCTTTGCGATGCAAGGTATTATGATGGCGATAGCATCGAGTCTAAATGGCTTTAATCGCCCTATTTCAGCATTGAGCCTCAGTGTATTACGTTCACTGTTAATCATTAGCCTGTCGAGTATTGGCGGTTTTTACTATGGTGAGAAAGGCATCTTCGTTGGTATTGCCAGCGCCAATGTTTTAGTCGGTTTAGTAGCTTTATATTATGCCCAAAAATTACAGCTAGAATTACGCGATGAATTAAGCAAGCAACGAGACAATGAATTAAGGGAGCAATTAAACAAATCACTCGATTCAGCTTAG